A single genomic interval of Seriola aureovittata isolate HTS-2021-v1 ecotype China chromosome 10, ASM2101889v1, whole genome shotgun sequence harbors:
- the tcp11l1 gene encoding T-complex protein 11-like protein 1: MPKEADHLEDGGDKESKEESTQGTSQETVRKRVRADTPSRHAEDSPQASPPRFVSVEELMETAKRVTNMALAHEIMINQAFQVKPAEPPEGSLERRVKEIMHKAFWDCLETQLMEEPPSYGHAIKLLAEIKETLLSFLLPGHGRQRSRIEEVLDLPLIQQQAENGALDIGRLSQFIVGMMGSLCAPCRDEDINKLKENTDIVPLLKAIFSVLDLMKVDMANFAVSSIRPHLMQQSVEYERNKFQEFLETQPNALDFTEKWLEDTVKSLREGGVDGSSAASSEPPSLLPLNVHNQAYLRLLRWDHASDPFPETMLMDQVRFQEMQHEADRLVLLSALLLIVYTTTGEAISGLPGLMETLKNTINIMLADMHTPSFSAQEALATIGEKLCVELSQCLSQHGYSPFSANRKSILKGQISATIQPDNTVRKLMESRVQTYLLASLEFSQHKTPPPLPGGLSPVSRELKELAVHFSRLVTYNKLVFSPFYQKILQKILTAGESPGTEM, from the exons ATGCCAAAGGAGGCAGACCACCTTGAGGATGGAGGAGACAAGGAGTCGAAGGAGGAGAGCACGCAGGGGACTTCTCAGGagacagtgaggaagagagtCCGGGCAGATACTCCGAGCCGGCATGCAGAGGACTCTCCACAAG CCAGCCCTCCCAGGTTTGTCTCTGTGGAGGAGCTGATGGAGACGGCTAAAAGAGTCACCAACATGGCTTTGGCTCATGAAATTATGATCAACCAGGCTTTTCAAGTCAAACCTGCAGAACCTCCTGAAGGAAG TTTGGAGCGCAGAGTGAAGGAGATTATGCACAAAGCATTCTGGGATTGTTTGGAAACACAGTTGATGGAGGAGCCACCATCTTATGGACACGCCATCAAACTACTCGCTGAGATCAAAGAG ACACTGCTGTCTTTCTTGCTCCCGGGCCACGGTCGTCAGCGCTCCCGTATCGAGGAGGTCCTGGACCTGCCTCTAATCCAGCAACAGGCTGAGAATGGAGCTCTAGACATCGGTCGACTGTCCCAGTTCATCGTTGGGATGATGGGCTCGCTGTGCGCCCCCTGCAGAGACGAGGACATCAATAAGCTAAAGGAGAATACAGATATTGTGCCACTGCTCAA ggCGATATTCTCAGTTCTGGACCTGATGAAGGTAGACATGGCTAACTTTGCCGTGAGCAGCATCAGGCCTCATCTGATGCAGCAGTCTGTTGAGTATGAGAGGAACAAGTTCCAGGAGTTTCTTGAGACACAACCAA ATGCCTTAGACTTCACTGAGAAGTGGCTTGAGGACACAgtgaaaagcctgagagagggtGGGGTGGATGGCTCTAGTGCTGCCTCGTCTGAACCTCCCTCACTCCTCCCCCTTAATGTCCATAATCAGGCCTATCTACGTCTGCTGAGGTGGGACCACGCCTCAGACCCCTTCCCAGAG ACCATGTTGATGGACCAGGTTCGGTTCCAGGAGATGCAGCATGAGGCTGATCGGTTAGTTCTTCTCTCCGCCCTGCTCCTCATCGTCTACACTACAACAGGGGAGGCCATCTCAGGCCTGCCGGGACTGATGGAGACTCTGAAAAACACCATCAACATTATGCTTGCTGACATGCACACGCC GTCTTTCAGTGCACAGGAGGCCTTAGCGACCATCGGAGAGAAACTGTGTGTTGAGCTAAGTCAGTGTCTAAGCCAACATGGCTACTCTCCATTCTCTGCTAACCGAAAGAGCATTCTGAAGGGACAGATCTCAGCCACCATCCAACCAGACAACACAGTCCGCAAGCTAATGG aGTCTCGGGTTCAGACCTATCTCCTGGCTTCCCTGGAGTTCAGTCAACATAagacccctcctcctctcccaggAGGTCTGTCTCCGGTCAGCAGGGAGCTGAAGGAGCTCGCTGTTCACTTCAGTCGCCTTGTCACCTACAACAAGCTGGTCTTCTCCCCATTCTACCAAAAAATTCTCCAGAAAATACTGACGGCAGGGGAGAGTCCTGGCACAGAGATGTAA
- the LOC130176412 gene encoding DEP domain-containing protein 7-like isoform X2: MASIKERAAALNLAEKLCVRPQAHGVASKPSQSPSLWSGLISHLRCSVKVKRRRVHLKSHSDCFLGSEAVDVVAEHINHIMDVEGANVSRDKVVCVCQALLDCNMFEAVGTKVFGKDKKQDAFQDSKSALYRFVNVSMPSVDELERGLLVNGIQKLFCSAPSDRQEEQTCPTGSHVQVSTPLHFTQTSTKANQRDTHVTGSLSVKAAVDNLSLSPSRVQTDSVLPPPLVEEVWQEQTLLRLLNLVELPLLEGVLQCSQPASSPPPSHQLAHSNPDLIYSSNHLDRQILKAFRETQEDEWLCAALDCLDFLSDQPVVELSRELPHCFPQDQESCDQVPAGHDSDEPRLSQSGLAQCKLLLYRTLVKHYSHTDRPPLLPQHLTDIVTAITDLLVNAKLDKALEALQLCLKLLPPSCRDELRRLLTFMSLAADPQGIKVDKEMENRLAVNRSFSRVIINSKALSKEKEDLILCFMLSNIKEIFKIPGALHKGVSDKLASLVHGTQPDVTGSLFSQQVSSRIYTDSTKKTTNQELRALLNSIHGDTKISAKERKHRLRQFNQSHPEIFNQYFGDSALSVL, encoded by the exons ATGGCTTCAATAAAGGAAAGAGCTGCGGCGTTGAACCTTGCAGAGAAACTGTGTGTGCGTCCTCAAG CTCATGGAGTGGCCAGTAAACCATCACAGTCTCCCTCCTTGTGGAGTGGCCTCATCTCCCACCTCAGGTGTTCTGTGAAGGTGAAGCGTCGACGGGTACATCTTAAGTCCCACAGTGACTGTTTCCTGGGCTCAGAGGCCGTTGATGTGGTGGCAGAACATATTAACCACATCATGGATgtagagg GTGCCAACGTGTCACGGGAcaaagtggtgtgtgtgtgccaggctCTGTTGGACTGCAACATGTTTGAAGCGGTGGGAACCAAAGTATTTGGAAAAGACAAGAAGCAGGATGCCTTTCAGGACAGCAAGAGCGCTCTttacag GTTTGTAAATGTGTCCATGCCTTCAGTGGATGAGCTGGAGAGAGGTCTGCTTGTGAATGGGATCCAAAAACTCTTCTGCAGTGCTCCATCAGACAG GCAGGAAGAGCAGACATGTCCCACTGGGTCACATGTTCAGGTGTCCACCCCTCTCCACTTCACTCAGACATCTACAAAAGCAAACCAGCGGGACACTCATGTCACTGGCAGCCTGTCCGTGAAGGCTGCGGTGGacaatctgagtctgagtcccAGCAGAGTGCAGACGGACTCTGTGTTACCACCACCGT TGGTAGAGGAGGTGTGGCAGGAGCAGACCCTGCTCAGGCTGCTAAATCTGGTGGAGCTCCCCCTCCTGGAAGGAGTACTTCAGTGCAGCCAGCCCGCATCGTCTCCCCCGCCATCACACCAGCTGGCTCACAGTAACCCAGACCTGATCTACAGCAGCAACCACCTGGACAGACAGATCCTCAAGGCCTTCAGGGAGACTCA GGAAGATGAATGGCTGTGTGCAGCTCTGGACTGCCTGGACTTCCTCTCGGATCAGCCTGTGGTGGAGCTGAGCCGGGAGCTGCCTCACTGTTTCCCTCAAGATCAGGAGAGCTGTGACCAAGTCCCAGCTG GCCACGACAGTGATGAGCCTCGTCTCTCCCAGAGCGGCTTGGCCCAGTGTAAGCTGCTGCTGTACAGGACCCTGGTGAAACACTAcagccacacagacagacctCCGCTGCTGCCGCAACACCTGACTGACATCGTCACGGCCATCACTGACCTGCTGG TGAATGCTAAGTTAGACAAGGCTCTTGAGGCTCTGCAGCTGTGCTTGAAGTTGCTGCCACCCAGCTGCAGAGATGAGCTGCGCAGGCTGCTTACATTCATGTCTCTGGCAGCTGATCCACAAGGGATAAAAGTGGATAAAGAG ATGGAAAACAGATTAGCAGTGAACAGGTCTTTCTCCAGAGTGATCATCAACAGCAAGGCTCTTTCAAAGGAGAAAGAGGACCTGATTTTGTGCTTCATGCTCAGCAACATCAAGGAAATCTTCAAG ATACCAGGAGCTCTGCACAAAGGAGTGAGTGACAAGCTGGCCAGCCTGGTGCATGGGACACAGCCCGATGTGACTG GCTCTTTGTTTAGTCAGCAGGTTTCCAGCAGGATTTACACTGACTCTACAAAGAAGACCACCAACCAGGAACTACGGGCTCTCTTAAACAGCATCCATGGGGACACAAAGATCTCAGCCAAGGAGAGAAAGCACCGACTCAGACAGTTTAACCAATCCCACCCAGAGATATTTAACCAGTACTTTGGCGACTCTGCTCTTAGTGTGCTGTAG
- the LOC130176412 gene encoding DEP domain-containing protein 7-like isoform X1 translates to MASIKERAAALNLAEKLCVRPQAHGVASKPSQSPSLWSGLISHLRCSVKVKRRRVHLKSHSDCFLGSEAVDVVAEHINHIMDVEGANVSRDKVVCVCQALLDCNMFEAVGTKVFGKDKKQDAFQDSKSALYRFVNVSMPSVDELERGLLVNGIQKLFCSAPSDRQEEQTCPTGSHVQVSTPLHFTQTSTKANQRDTHVTGSLSVKAAVDNLSLSPSRVQTDSVLPPPLVEEVWQEQTLLRLLNLVELPLLEGVLQCSQPASSPPPSHQLAHSNPDLIYSSNHLDRQILKAFRETQEDEWLCAALDCLDFLSDQPVVELSRELPHCFPQDQESCDQVPAGSHDSDEPRLSQSGLAQCKLLLYRTLVKHYSHTDRPPLLPQHLTDIVTAITDLLVNAKLDKALEALQLCLKLLPPSCRDELRRLLTFMSLAADPQGIKVDKEMENRLAVNRSFSRVIINSKALSKEKEDLILCFMLSNIKEIFKIPGALHKGVSDKLASLVHGTQPDVTGSLFSQQVSSRIYTDSTKKTTNQELRALLNSIHGDTKISAKERKHRLRQFNQSHPEIFNQYFGDSALSVL, encoded by the exons ATGGCTTCAATAAAGGAAAGAGCTGCGGCGTTGAACCTTGCAGAGAAACTGTGTGTGCGTCCTCAAG CTCATGGAGTGGCCAGTAAACCATCACAGTCTCCCTCCTTGTGGAGTGGCCTCATCTCCCACCTCAGGTGTTCTGTGAAGGTGAAGCGTCGACGGGTACATCTTAAGTCCCACAGTGACTGTTTCCTGGGCTCAGAGGCCGTTGATGTGGTGGCAGAACATATTAACCACATCATGGATgtagagg GTGCCAACGTGTCACGGGAcaaagtggtgtgtgtgtgccaggctCTGTTGGACTGCAACATGTTTGAAGCGGTGGGAACCAAAGTATTTGGAAAAGACAAGAAGCAGGATGCCTTTCAGGACAGCAAGAGCGCTCTttacag GTTTGTAAATGTGTCCATGCCTTCAGTGGATGAGCTGGAGAGAGGTCTGCTTGTGAATGGGATCCAAAAACTCTTCTGCAGTGCTCCATCAGACAG GCAGGAAGAGCAGACATGTCCCACTGGGTCACATGTTCAGGTGTCCACCCCTCTCCACTTCACTCAGACATCTACAAAAGCAAACCAGCGGGACACTCATGTCACTGGCAGCCTGTCCGTGAAGGCTGCGGTGGacaatctgagtctgagtcccAGCAGAGTGCAGACGGACTCTGTGTTACCACCACCGT TGGTAGAGGAGGTGTGGCAGGAGCAGACCCTGCTCAGGCTGCTAAATCTGGTGGAGCTCCCCCTCCTGGAAGGAGTACTTCAGTGCAGCCAGCCCGCATCGTCTCCCCCGCCATCACACCAGCTGGCTCACAGTAACCCAGACCTGATCTACAGCAGCAACCACCTGGACAGACAGATCCTCAAGGCCTTCAGGGAGACTCA GGAAGATGAATGGCTGTGTGCAGCTCTGGACTGCCTGGACTTCCTCTCGGATCAGCCTGTGGTGGAGCTGAGCCGGGAGCTGCCTCACTGTTTCCCTCAAGATCAGGAGAGCTGTGACCAAGTCCCAGCTGGTA GCCACGACAGTGATGAGCCTCGTCTCTCCCAGAGCGGCTTGGCCCAGTGTAAGCTGCTGCTGTACAGGACCCTGGTGAAACACTAcagccacacagacagacctCCGCTGCTGCCGCAACACCTGACTGACATCGTCACGGCCATCACTGACCTGCTGG TGAATGCTAAGTTAGACAAGGCTCTTGAGGCTCTGCAGCTGTGCTTGAAGTTGCTGCCACCCAGCTGCAGAGATGAGCTGCGCAGGCTGCTTACATTCATGTCTCTGGCAGCTGATCCACAAGGGATAAAAGTGGATAAAGAG ATGGAAAACAGATTAGCAGTGAACAGGTCTTTCTCCAGAGTGATCATCAACAGCAAGGCTCTTTCAAAGGAGAAAGAGGACCTGATTTTGTGCTTCATGCTCAGCAACATCAAGGAAATCTTCAAG ATACCAGGAGCTCTGCACAAAGGAGTGAGTGACAAGCTGGCCAGCCTGGTGCATGGGACACAGCCCGATGTGACTG GCTCTTTGTTTAGTCAGCAGGTTTCCAGCAGGATTTACACTGACTCTACAAAGAAGACCACCAACCAGGAACTACGGGCTCTCTTAAACAGCATCCATGGGGACACAAAGATCTCAGCCAAGGAGAGAAAGCACCGACTCAGACAGTTTAACCAATCCCACCCAGAGATATTTAACCAGTACTTTGGCGACTCTGCTCTTAGTGTGCTGTAG